The following are encoded in a window of Nitrospinota bacterium genomic DNA:
- the recG gene encoding ATP-dependent DNA helicase RecG — protein sequence MSIDISTDIQFLKGVGPKRAENLLRLGLRTVGDLLFHFPSRYEDRRNLLTIDKLEEGKIQTVKAKIAEAKEIRRRFGKKMFQLSLRDDTGILSCIWFMVRGDYFSKKYTPGLQIIVTGKVAMSRFQRCFEMAHPDITIIEEGEDDDSGTNPAGFVPVYPLTEGINQKVMNSLVTRALENSRKALSALSEPLPPDILDKHRFPSRGEAVAALHSPENDTDPADLNRFRTPAQRRMIFEEFFFLETAMAIQRSRNTDTVEGVKINVGDRDVEKIISSLPFTLTDDQMNVLGEITGDMRGPHPMNRLLQGDVGCGKTIVAAVTMMLAIKDGYQAVIMAPTEILAEQHFKNISNIKTEFPVKLELLKASTKGKKEAKERIASGEVDLIIGTHALIQEDVSFKNLGVVVIDEQHRFGVKQRAELISKGARPNTLIMTATPIPRTLALTIYSDLDVSVIKTMPKGRGTIETKVIKPNEMTKARIQIHREVKKGRQAYIIYPLVEESEKSELKAATEMYENYRKKIFPDLKIGLVHGRMKADEKESVMHSFMNRELDVLISTTVVEVGIDQPNATVMMVEHSERFGLAQLHQLRGRVGRGTERSYCLLAIEYPISDVARERLKVMTKTTDGFIIAEKDLELRGTGDILGTKQSGLPEFKMANLLRDFDILKNAKDEAFAVIGKDPTLKLPEHQPLRKEIERNWSERLLLGDIG from the coding sequence TTGAGTATAGACATTTCAACCGACATACAGTTCCTCAAGGGGGTAGGCCCAAAGAGGGCTGAAAATCTATTGCGACTCGGCCTTCGTACCGTGGGCGATCTCCTCTTTCATTTTCCATCCAGATATGAAGACAGAAGAAACCTCCTGACAATCGACAAACTGGAAGAGGGAAAGATCCAGACCGTAAAGGCCAAAATCGCAGAAGCCAAGGAGATAAGGAGACGTTTCGGCAAAAAGATGTTTCAGCTTTCGCTGAGGGACGATACCGGGATACTCAGCTGTATCTGGTTCATGGTGAGGGGTGATTACTTCTCGAAAAAATATACTCCCGGCCTTCAGATTATCGTAACAGGAAAGGTCGCGATGAGCAGGTTCCAGCGCTGTTTCGAAATGGCGCACCCCGATATAACTATCATCGAAGAGGGGGAGGACGACGATAGCGGGACAAATCCTGCCGGATTCGTCCCCGTATACCCTCTCACCGAAGGGATCAACCAGAAGGTGATGAACTCGCTCGTGACAAGAGCCCTGGAAAACTCCCGAAAAGCTCTCTCCGCGCTATCCGAGCCGCTTCCGCCCGATATTCTCGATAAGCATCGCTTCCCGTCAAGAGGCGAAGCGGTAGCGGCGCTTCACTCACCGGAGAACGATACGGATCCCGCGGATCTGAACCGGTTCAGAACACCCGCGCAGAGACGGATGATCTTCGAGGAATTCTTCTTTCTTGAAACGGCAATGGCGATACAGAGGAGCAGGAATACCGATACCGTTGAAGGCGTAAAGATAAACGTCGGCGACAGAGATGTAGAAAAAATAATATCCTCCCTCCCCTTCACCCTTACGGACGATCAGATGAATGTCCTTGGCGAGATTACTGGCGATATGCGCGGCCCTCACCCGATGAACCGTCTTTTGCAGGGGGATGTCGGCTGCGGAAAGACGATCGTCGCCGCCGTGACAATGATGCTCGCAATAAAGGACGGGTACCAGGCGGTGATAATGGCGCCTACGGAAATCCTCGCGGAACAGCACTTCAAGAATATTTCGAACATTAAAACGGAGTTCCCGGTCAAACTCGAACTTCTCAAGGCGAGCACCAAAGGGAAGAAGGAGGCGAAGGAGAGGATCGCTTCCGGCGAAGTCGATCTCATCATCGGCACCCACGCCCTGATACAGGAAGATGTTTCGTTTAAAAATCTAGGCGTCGTAGTGATTGACGAACAGCACCGCTTCGGCGTGAAACAGCGCGCGGAATTGATATCAAAGGGGGCAAGGCCGAACACCCTTATCATGACCGCAACCCCGATCCCCCGCACGCTCGCGCTAACGATCTACAGCGATCTCGACGTCTCCGTCATAAAGACGATGCCGAAGGGGCGCGGGACTATTGAAACAAAAGTGATAAAGCCGAACGAGATGACAAAGGCGAGGATACAGATACATCGGGAAGTAAAAAAAGGGAGGCAGGCGTACATCATCTATCCGCTTGTCGAGGAGAGCGAGAAATCGGAATTGAAGGCGGCCACGGAGATGTACGAGAACTACCGCAAAAAGATATTTCCAGATCTCAAGATAGGCCTGGTGCATGGGCGGATGAAAGCGGACGAAAAAGAGTCTGTGATGCACTCGTTCATGAACAGGGAACTCGACGTACTCATATCGACAACCGTCGTCGAAGTCGGCATCGATCAGCCGAACGCAACCGTGATGATGGTGGAACACTCCGAGCGTTTCGGCCTCGCCCAGCTCCATCAGCTTCGCGGACGGGTCGGGCGCGGGACCGAGCGCTCCTACTGCCTCCTCGCTATCGAATATCCCATAAGCGACGTGGCGAGAGAGAGGCTGAAAGTGATGACGAAAACAACCGACGGATTCATCATCGCCGAAAAGGATCTCGAGCTTAGAGGAACAGGCGACATTCTGGGGACGAAACAGAGCGGCCTTCCTGAATTCAAAATGGCAAACCTCCTGCGCGATTTTGATATTTTAAAAAACGCGAAGGATGAAGCGTTCGCGGTTATCGGAAAGGATCCGACGCTGAAACTCCCCGAACATCAGCCGTTGCGCAAGGAGATAGAAAGAAACTGGAGCGAACGCCTCCTCCTCGGTGACATCGGGTAG
- a CDS encoding cytochrome c yields the protein MKFFALLLFLVFSISSAAIAGVTEGEAYFNKKCKACHDFGKKKVGPDLADISKRANPEWLKKWLADTEGVWAANDPITADLKKRTNGKEKPRHKNPKEMTEGDIANLTDFLMTK from the coding sequence ATGAAGTTTTTCGCATTACTGCTCTTCCTCGTTTTCAGCATCTCTTCTGCCGCGATTGCAGGCGTAACGGAGGGAGAAGCCTATTTCAATAAAAAATGCAAGGCATGCCACGATTTTGGAAAGAAGAAGGTAGGGCCGGATCTTGCAGACATTTCAAAAAGAGCGAATCCGGAGTGGCTTAAAAAATGGCTGGCCGATACTGAAGGTGTGTGGGCCGCGAACGACCCTATCACCGCAGACCTGAAGAAAAGGACAAACGGAAAGGAAAAGCCGAGACATAAAAATCCGAAGGAGATGACGGAAGGCGACATAGCCAACTTAACCGATTTTTTAATGACGAAATAG